In the genome of Pseudomonadota bacterium, the window ATCAAATCCCAGTGGCCCACCGGCCAGGACTGTGGTTCCCTTCAGTCGGTAACCATGGCGAGGGAAGAGATAATTGTCACGCTTGTCGCGAATAAGACTGAAATAGACCTGACTTGTGGTGGTGGTTCCTTCTTCATCCCTGATGTAATCAGATACATAATAATCTATATTATCAATTTCAACGGTTTCCAAGCGATAGCCCATGGACCAGCTGGTATATTCACCAATGGGTTTGCCGAAGGTAACCCTGAATCCCTTTTGTTTAGTATCATAGGCATCATATTCAACTTCTTCATTGTAAATGGAAAAACCGGCAGACAGGGGAATGTCGAGAAAATAGGGGTCGGTCAGACTGATATTATACAAACTCCTGCTGCCGGAAAGTTCCACATGAAAAGCCATATCCCAGCCTTTGCCAAGAAAGTTTTTCTTGGAAATACTGGCCATGCCGATAATTGAATCAACCGTGCTGTAACCCAAGCCGACACTGAAAGATCCCGTCTGCCCCTCAACCACGGAAACGTCAACATTCATGGTCTCATCAGCACCTGGATTTGTTTTTATATCAGCTTCAGAAAAAAATTCGGTATTTGTTAATCGCTCACGACTTCTTTTCAGCCGGGAAGCGCTGTAGAGATCACCTTCACCAAAACGGAGTTCCCGACGAATAACTTTATCTCTGGTCTTGGTATTGCCATTAATCTCAATACGACCGAAATGAAACTGTTTCCCACGGTCAACACTGTATTTGATCTTAACTTGACGCTTATCTGGATCAACGCTGGTGAGGGGATTGATATCCACAAAAGCATATCCCTGATCGGCATAATAGGTATCCAGCTTCTCAATATCATCATGGAGGTTTTTATTACTGAACACCTCTCCGCTCTTGCCCTTGAGTCTGCCGATAATCCTTTTCTTTTTTTCCGGATCAAGTTCTTCATCCTTGATATCTATATCACCCAGGCTGAAAACATCCCCTTCATGGACATCAAAGTCCAGATATATCCATTTTTTATTATCACTCAAGGATATTTTTGCTTTTCCGATTCTGGCCTGGACATATCCTTTGCTGAGATAGAATGATTTTAACAGGCTTACATCCTGCTCAAGCATTTCCTGCTTCAGGATGCCGGCGTCAGTAGCCCAGGTCAGAAAAAATGAGTAG includes:
- the bamA gene encoding outer membrane protein assembly factor BamA, translating into MTRQFLSTIFFSVLFILAFILSPGLARSENFDYNGYPVARVVVLGNQKVAKKAILDKMKTRPGSIFSDIQLDDDLKAIYSLGFFENILMNLTASGEKVEVAVVVVEKPSVASIVIKGNRKIKRKDLLKEITVRTFAILSAEKISASEEKIRVFYHDKGFFSVTVKTKIKPAAKNRVKVIFSIREGRKSYVKKIRFHGNDVFGDWRLRRQIQTKTYSFFLTWATDAGILKQEMLEQDVSLLKSFYLSKGYVQARIGKAKISLSDNKKWIYLDFDVHEGDVFSLGDIDIKDEELDPEKKKRIIGRLKGKSGEVFSNKNLHDDIEKLDTYYADQGYAFVDINPLTSVDPDKRQVKIKYSVDRGKQFHFGRIEINGNTKTRDKVIRRELRFGEGDLYSASRLKRSRERLTNTEFFSEADIKTNPGADETMNVDVSVVEGQTGSFSVGLGYSTVDSIIGMASISKKNFLGKGWDMAFHVELSGSRSLYNISLTDPYFLDIPLSAGFSIYNEEVEYDAYDTKQKGFRVTFGKPIGEYTSWSMGYRLETVEIDNIDYYVSDYIRDEEGTTTTSQVYFSLIRDKRDNYLFPRHGYRLKGTTVLAGGPLGFDNKYYKFIFEAHKFFPFKWNSAFHLKGLFGYADGFGGEELPLYERFYVGGMNSVRGFEYGEAGPEDEYGNVVGGTSELYFNTEWIFPLIKSMGLRGVVFFDAGKAFDDDESIDFDLRQSVGIGIRWKSPMGPLRVEWGYNLSPEDDEKSKVWDFSVGAFY